A single Thiohalobacter thiocyanaticus DNA region contains:
- the rplT gene encoding 50S ribosomal protein L20, protein MARVKRGVIARKRHNKIMKKAKGYYGARRKVFRVAKQAVIKAGQYAYRDRRQRKRQFRALWIARINAAARENGLSYSRLINGLKKAEIEIDRKVLADIAVQDKAAFARIAEQAKANLAA, encoded by the coding sequence ATGGCACGAGTCAAACGTGGTGTGATAGCCCGCAAGCGTCACAACAAGATCATGAAGAAGGCCAAGGGCTACTACGGTGCCCGCCGCAAGGTCTTCCGCGTGGCCAAGCAGGCCGTCATCAAGGCCGGCCAGTACGCCTATCGCGACCGCCGTCAGCGCAAGCGCCAGTTCCGCGCCCTGTGGATCGCGCGCATCAACGCCGCCGCGCGCGAGAACGGTCTGTCCTACAGCCGACTGATCAATGGCCTGAAGAAGGCCGAGATCGAGATCGATCGCAAGGTGCTGGCCGACATCGCCGTGCAGGACAAGGCGGCCTTCGCCAGGATCGCCGAGCAGGCCAAGGCCAACCTGGCGGCCTGA
- the pheS gene encoding phenylalanine--tRNA ligase subunit alpha has product MDKLPRQALDAVAAADSLRALDDVRVQYLGKKGLLTAQLKQLGQLPPEERKQAGQVINQAKETVQQAIEARKGELQQAELDRRLAGETLDVTLPGRGQVGGGLHPVTRTLERIEALFAGLGFEVALGPEIEDDYHNFEALNIPAHHPARAMHDTFYFEDGRVLRTHTSPVQIRVMENRTPPLRVIAPGRVYRCDSDLTHTPMFHQVEGLMVDTDVSFVDLKGILDDFLKHFFERDLGVRFRPSYFPFTEPSAEVDMECVMCDGQGCRVCSHTGWLEVLGCGMVHPKVFEHVGIDNEQYTGFAFGMGVERLAMLRYGVNDLRLFFENDLRFLRQFG; this is encoded by the coding sequence ATCGACAAGCTGCCCCGACAGGCTCTGGACGCAGTCGCCGCCGCCGACAGCCTGCGCGCCCTGGATGATGTCCGCGTCCAGTACCTGGGCAAGAAGGGCCTGCTCACCGCCCAGCTCAAGCAGCTCGGGCAGCTGCCGCCGGAAGAGCGCAAACAGGCCGGCCAGGTGATCAACCAGGCCAAGGAGACGGTGCAGCAGGCCATCGAGGCGCGCAAGGGCGAGCTGCAGCAGGCCGAGCTCGACCGCCGTCTGGCCGGGGAGACCCTCGACGTCACCCTGCCGGGTCGCGGTCAGGTCGGCGGCGGCCTGCATCCGGTCACCCGCACCCTGGAGCGCATCGAGGCGCTGTTCGCGGGGCTGGGCTTCGAGGTCGCCCTCGGTCCCGAGATCGAGGACGACTATCACAACTTTGAGGCGCTCAACATCCCGGCCCACCATCCGGCGCGCGCCATGCACGACACCTTCTACTTCGAGGACGGCCGGGTGCTGCGCACCCACACCTCACCGGTGCAGATCCGGGTGATGGAGAACCGCACGCCGCCGCTGCGCGTCATCGCCCCGGGCCGGGTCTATCGCTGCGATTCGGATCTGACCCACACGCCCATGTTCCACCAGGTCGAGGGCCTGATGGTGGATACCGACGTCAGTTTCGTCGATCTCAAGGGCATACTGGACGATTTTCTCAAGCACTTCTTCGAGCGCGACCTGGGCGTGCGTTTCCGCCCGTCCTATTTCCCCTTCACCGAACCCTCGGCCGAGGTGGACATGGAATGCGTCATGTGCGACGGCCAGGGCTGCCGGGTGTGCAGCCACACCGGCTGGCTGGAGGTACTGGGCTGCGGCATGGTGCACCCGAAGGTGTTCGAGCATGTCGGCATCGACAACGAACAGTACACCGGCTTCGCCTTCGGCATGGGCGTGGAGCGCCTGGCCATGCTGCGCTACGGCGTCAATGACCTGCGGCTGTTCTTCGAGAACGATCTGCGGTTTCTGCGGCAGTTCGGGTAA
- a CDS encoding MlaA family lipoprotein, translating to MAPEEEVSDPLEPVNRAIYQFNEQFDRYLLKPVAQGYQDYVPAPARRRVSNFYSNLGEPLTATNQVLQGKFEQGAGDSTRFIFNTTFGVLGLFDVATPMGLPRHDEDFGQTFARWGFGEGWYLVLPFLGPSTVRDTVGMVPDGYLNPLYYVEDENWKYGLVALRVVDTRARLLGASRVRDTAALDGYLFTREAYRQHRWNRIHDGNPPPPSFDLD from the coding sequence ATGGCGCCGGAAGAGGAGGTCAGTGACCCGCTGGAGCCGGTCAACCGGGCCATCTACCAGTTCAACGAGCAGTTCGACCGCTACCTGCTCAAGCCGGTGGCGCAGGGTTACCAGGATTACGTTCCGGCGCCGGCGCGCAGGCGTGTCAGCAACTTCTACTCCAACCTGGGCGAACCCCTGACCGCGACCAATCAGGTCCTGCAGGGCAAGTTCGAGCAGGGGGCTGGGGATTCCACCCGCTTCATCTTCAATACGACCTTCGGCGTGCTGGGGTTGTTCGATGTCGCCACACCCATGGGGCTGCCCCGGCACGACGAGGATTTCGGCCAGACCTTTGCCAGATGGGGCTTCGGCGAGGGCTGGTACCTGGTGCTGCCCTTCCTGGGGCCGAGCACGGTGCGCGACACCGTGGGTATGGTCCCCGACGGCTATCTCAATCCGCTGTATTATGTCGAGGACGAGAACTGGAAGTACGGCCTGGTCGCCCTGCGGGTGGTGGACACCCGGGCCCGCCTGCTCGGCGCCAGTCGGGTGCGCGACACCGCGGCGCTGGATGGCTATCTGTTCACCCGCGAGGCCTACCGCCAGCACCGCTGGAACCGCATCCACGACGGCAACCCGCCGCCGCCTTCCTTCGATCTGGACTGA
- the prfB gene encoding peptide chain release factor 2 (programmed frameshift) — MLEVNPVINRIKDLQGRCESLRGYLDYAGRKERLEEVERELEDPNVWNEPEKAQQLGQERARLSEVVHTLEELDGRLTDAAELAELAAEEGDEETFRSVEADVAEQEKQVEAMEFRRMFSGEMDESNAFVDIQAGSGGTEAQDWAEMLLRMYLRWAERHGFATEIVEASEGEVAGIKSATVRVEGPYAFGWLRTETGVHRLVRKSPYDSGNRRHTSFASVFVSPEVDEDFEIDINPADLRVDTYRASGAGGQHVNRTESAIRITHEPSGIVVACQSDRSQHKNRASAMKQLKAKLYEMEMQKRRAEQQSVEESKSDIGWGSQIRSYVLDQSRIKDLRTGVEVGNTQAVLDGDLDPFIEASLKSGL; from the exons ATGCTGGAAGTCAATCCGGTCATCAACCGCATCAAGGATCTGCAAGGGCGCTGCGAGTCCCTGAGGGGGTATCTT GACTATGCCGGCAGGAAGGAGCGGCTGGAAGAGGTCGAGCGCGAACTCGAGGACCCGAATGTCTGGAACGAGCCCGAAAAGGCCCAGCAGTTGGGCCAGGAGCGCGCCCGGCTCAGCGAGGTGGTGCACACGCTGGAGGAACTCGACGGGCGGCTGACCGATGCCGCCGAGCTGGCGGAACTGGCCGCGGAGGAGGGTGACGAAGAGACTTTCCGTTCCGTGGAGGCCGATGTCGCCGAGCAGGAAAAGCAGGTCGAGGCGATGGAATTCCGCCGCATGTTCTCGGGCGAGATGGACGAGAGCAATGCCTTCGTGGATATCCAGGCCGGCTCCGGCGGCACCGAGGCCCAGGACTGGGCCGAGATGCTGCTGCGCATGTATCTGCGCTGGGCCGAGCGTCACGGCTTTGCCACCGAGATCGTCGAGGCCTCCGAGGGCGAGGTCGCCGGCATCAAGAGCGCCACGGTCAGGGTCGAGGGTCCCTATGCCTTCGGCTGGCTGCGCACCGAGACCGGGGTGCACCGGCTGGTGCGCAAGTCGCCCTATGATTCGGGCAACCGGCGGCATACCTCCTTCGCTTCGGTGTTCGTCTCGCCCGAGGTGGACGAGGATTTCGAGATCGACATCAATCCGGCCGACCTGCGGGTCGATACCTACCGCGCCAGCGGCGCCGGCGGCCAGCACGTCAACCGCACCGAGTCCGCCATCCGCATCACCCACGAACCCAGCGGTATCGTGGTGGCCTGTCAGAGCGACCGCTCCCAGCACAAGAACCGCGCCTCGGCGATGAAGCAGCTCAAGGCCAAGCTGTACGAGATGGAGATGCAGAAGCGCCGTGCCGAGCAGCAGAGTGTAGAGGAGAGTAAATCCGACATCGGCTGGGGCAGCCAGATCCGCTCCTATGTGCTCGATCAGTCGCGCATCAAGGACCTGCGCACCGGCGTGGAGGTGGGCAACACCCAGGCCGTGCTGGACGGCGACCTGGACCCCTTCATCGAGGCCAGTCTGAAAAGCGGCCTCTGA
- the pheT gene encoding phenylalanine--tRNA ligase subunit beta: MKVSEQWLREWVDPPVGTKELAEQLTMAGLEVDSIEPAAGEFESVVVGEVVGVAPHPDADKLRVCRVEAGQGGDPLQIVCGAPNVHQGMRAPVALVGGRLPGGLKIKKAKLRGVESFGMLCSARELGLSEEHAGLMALPADAPLGTDIRDYLKLDDRIIEVDLTPNRGDCLGMAGIAREVALLNDCELTPPAIAPITTQVEDSFPVAVDAPAACPRYLGRVIRGIDPAAVTPLWLQERLRRGGIRPLGPVIDVTNYVLLELGQPMHGFDLARLQGGIRVRFAEAGEKLTLLDGREVALAADTLVIADARQPLALAGVMGGEGSGVSDSTRDVFLECAFFDPLHIAGRARAYGLQTDSSYRFERGVDPELQLRALDRATQLLVDICGGRPGPVIEVCSDAHLPRRPAIRLRSERIRRLLGFELKAGEVAGILEGLGCAVDAEREDWSVIPPSHRFDLAIEADLIEELGRVHGYNRLPSRVPAGRLQMTPQREEQVPLNRLRLSLIERGYREAITYSFVDADLQRRLEPGRQPIPLANPISADLAVMRSSLWPGLLGALGHNLRRQQERVRLFESGLNFISEDNEIKQESYIAGVACGRPLPEQWGVADGNLDFFDAKADLEALLRLGGRFEAFTFEAAQHPALHPGRSARVLCDGRSVGWIGTLHPRHAEELELPADTQLFELEIAPVTTGRKAAFEPISRYPAIRRDLALLVDEAVPAAAVAERIRLAAGETLKELRLFDVYQGKGIETGRKSIALGLILQDSSRTLTDQDVQAVVDEVTTALQRDLGASLRE; encoded by the coding sequence ATGAAAGTCAGCGAGCAGTGGTTGCGTGAATGGGTGGATCCGCCGGTCGGCACGAAGGAGCTGGCCGAGCAGTTGACCATGGCCGGGCTGGAGGTCGACTCGATCGAGCCGGCCGCCGGCGAGTTCGAGTCGGTGGTGGTGGGCGAGGTGGTCGGGGTCGCGCCGCACCCGGACGCGGACAAGCTGCGCGTGTGCCGGGTCGAGGCCGGGCAGGGCGGTGATCCGCTGCAGATCGTGTGCGGGGCGCCCAACGTGCATCAGGGGATGCGCGCCCCGGTGGCGCTGGTCGGCGGCAGGCTGCCCGGCGGGCTGAAGATCAAGAAGGCCAAACTGCGCGGGGTGGAGTCCTTCGGCATGTTGTGCTCGGCGCGCGAACTGGGCCTGTCCGAGGAGCATGCCGGGCTGATGGCGCTGCCTGCCGACGCTCCGCTCGGGACCGATATTCGCGACTATCTCAAGCTCGACGACCGCATCATCGAGGTCGATCTCACCCCCAACCGCGGCGACTGCCTGGGCATGGCCGGCATCGCCCGCGAGGTGGCGCTGCTCAATGACTGCGAACTGACCCCGCCTGCCATCGCGCCGATCACGACGCAGGTCGAGGACAGCTTCCCGGTGGCAGTGGACGCACCGGCGGCCTGCCCGCGCTATCTGGGCCGGGTGATCCGCGGCATCGATCCGGCGGCGGTCACCCCCCTGTGGCTGCAGGAGCGGCTGCGCCGCGGCGGTATCCGGCCGCTGGGGCCGGTGATCGACGTCACCAACTATGTGCTGCTGGAGCTGGGGCAGCCCATGCACGGCTTCGATCTGGCGCGGCTGCAGGGCGGTATCCGGGTGCGCTTCGCCGAAGCGGGGGAGAAGCTCACCCTGCTGGACGGGCGCGAGGTGGCGCTGGCCGCCGACACCCTGGTGATCGCCGACGCCCGCCAGCCGCTGGCCCTGGCCGGCGTGATGGGCGGGGAAGGCTCCGGGGTGAGCGACAGCACCCGCGACGTGTTTCTGGAATGCGCCTTCTTCGATCCCCTGCATATTGCCGGGCGGGCGCGGGCCTACGGCCTGCAGACCGATTCTTCCTATCGTTTCGAGCGCGGTGTGGATCCCGAACTCCAGCTCCGCGCCCTGGATCGGGCCACGCAGCTGCTGGTCGATATCTGCGGTGGCCGGCCCGGCCCGGTGATCGAGGTCTGCAGCGACGCCCACCTGCCGCGGAGACCGGCCATCCGGCTGCGCAGCGAGCGCATCCGGCGCCTGCTCGGCTTCGAGTTGAAGGCTGGCGAGGTGGCCGGGATTCTGGAAGGGCTGGGCTGCGCCGTGGATGCGGAGCGGGAGGACTGGTCGGTCATCCCGCCCAGCCACCGTTTCGACCTGGCCATCGAGGCCGACCTGATCGAGGAACTGGGCCGGGTTCACGGCTACAACCGGCTGCCCAGCCGGGTGCCTGCCGGACGGCTGCAGATGACGCCGCAGCGCGAGGAGCAGGTGCCGCTCAACCGGCTGCGCCTGAGCCTGATCGAGCGCGGCTACCGCGAGGCCATCACCTACAGCTTTGTCGACGCTGACCTGCAGCGGCGCCTGGAGCCCGGCCGTCAGCCCATCCCCCTGGCCAATCCGATTTCGGCCGATCTGGCGGTGATGCGCAGTTCGCTCTGGCCGGGGCTGCTCGGGGCGCTGGGGCACAACCTGCGGCGCCAGCAGGAGCGGGTGCGATTATTCGAGTCAGGTCTTAACTTTATTTCAGAAGATAATGAAATAAAACAGGAATCATATATTGCAGGCGTCGCCTGTGGCCGGCCATTGCCGGAACAGTGGGGCGTGGCTGACGGGAACCTGGACTTCTTTGACGCCAAGGCCGATCTGGAGGCGCTGCTGCGTCTCGGCGGCCGCTTCGAGGCCTTCACTTTCGAGGCCGCGCAGCATCCGGCGCTGCACCCCGGCCGCTCGGCGCGTGTCCTGTGCGACGGTCGTTCGGTGGGCTGGATCGGCACCCTGCATCCACGACATGCAGAAGAACTCGAACTTCCTGCCGATACCCAGTTGTTCGAACTGGAAATTGCCCCAGTGACGACAGGCCGCAAGGCAGCCTTCGAGCCGATTTCCCGTTACCCGGCCATCCGCCGCGACCTGGCGCTGCTGGTTGACGAGGCGGTGCCGGCGGCTGCGGTGGCCGAGCGGATCCGCCTGGCGGCGGGCGAAACGCTAAAGGAATTGCGTCTGTTTGACGTTTACCAGGGCAAGGGTATAGAAACGGGTCGAAAAAGCATCGCTTTAGGCTTGATTCTACAGGATTCTTCACGCACACTAACCGATCAGGACGTGCAGGCGGTCGTGGACGAAGTGACAACGGCCCTGCAACGGGATCTCGGAGCTAGCTTGAGAGAGTAG
- the rpmI gene encoding 50S ribosomal protein L35, protein MPKMKSNRGAAKRFKRTAKGGFKRFQSHRRHILTKKSSKRKRQLGSPAYIHEADVAAVKQMLPFK, encoded by the coding sequence ATGCCGAAGATGAAGTCCAACCGGGGCGCCGCGAAGCGCTTCAAGCGGACGGCCAAGGGCGGTTTCAAGCGATTCCAGTCCCATCGCCGTCATATCCTGACCAAGAAAAGCAGCAAGCGGAAGCGTCAGCTTGGCAGCCCTGCCTACATCCACGAAGCGGATGTGGCGGCAGTCAAACAGATGCTGCCCTTCAAGTGA
- the ihfA gene encoding integration host factor subunit alpha, protein MALTKADLAERLFEELGLNKREAKELVEMFFEEVRLALESGHQVKLSGFGNFDLRDKNQRPGRNPKTGEEIPITARRVVTFRPGQKLKSRVEAYAGSEQ, encoded by the coding sequence ATGGCGTTGACGAAGGCGGATCTGGCAGAACGACTTTTCGAAGAATTGGGTCTGAACAAGCGCGAGGCCAAGGAACTGGTGGAGATGTTTTTCGAGGAGGTGCGGCTCGCCCTCGAGAGCGGCCACCAGGTGAAGCTGTCCGGGTTCGGTAATTTCGACCTGCGTGACAAGAACCAGCGCCCCGGCCGCAACCCCAAGACAGGCGAGGAGATTCCCATTACCGCGCGGCGGGTGGTGACCTTCCGGCCCGGCCAGAAACTCAAGTCGAGGGTGGAGGCGTATGCTGGAAGCGAGCAATAA
- the aroG gene encoding 3-deoxy-7-phosphoheptulonate synthase AroG, with translation MNKHYHTDDLRIREIREVSPPAQVHEEYPISDNASETVFATREAIHRILHGEDGRLLVIVGPCSIHDPAAAIEYARRLKVMRDTLSDDLLVVMRVYFEKPRTTVGWKGLINDPDLDGSFQINKGLRVARKLLCDLNEMGVPAATEFLDLISPQYVADLVSWGAIGARTTESQVHRELASGLSCPVGFKNGTDGTLRVAVDAIRSASQPHNFLSLTKQGHSAIFSTRGNDDCHIILRGGRQPNYDAVSIDQASQELEAAGLPPRLMVDFSHANSLKQHKRQLIVGEDVAGQIAAGDSRIVGIMAESHLKGGRQDVVSGRELVFGQSITDACIGWDETVGLLEQLAAAVRQRRENPNSIAAS, from the coding sequence ATGAACAAGCATTACCACACCGACGATCTGCGCATCCGCGAGATCCGGGAAGTCAGTCCGCCCGCCCAGGTACACGAGGAATATCCGATCAGTGATAACGCCTCGGAGACGGTGTTCGCCACCCGCGAGGCGATTCATCGCATACTGCATGGCGAAGACGGCCGGCTGCTGGTCATTGTCGGCCCCTGTTCCATCCACGACCCGGCGGCGGCGATCGAATACGCCCGCCGGCTCAAGGTCATGCGTGACACCCTGTCCGACGATCTGCTGGTCGTCATGCGGGTCTATTTCGAGAAGCCGCGCACCACGGTGGGCTGGAAGGGCCTGATCAACGACCCTGACCTGGACGGCAGTTTCCAGATCAACAAGGGGCTGCGCGTGGCGCGCAAGCTGCTGTGCGATCTGAACGAGATGGGCGTGCCGGCGGCGACCGAGTTCCTCGATCTGATCAGCCCCCAGTACGTGGCCGACCTGGTCAGTTGGGGCGCGATCGGGGCACGCACCACCGAGAGCCAGGTGCACCGTGAGCTGGCCTCCGGCCTGTCCTGCCCGGTCGGATTCAAGAACGGCACCGATGGCACCTTGCGGGTGGCGGTCGACGCCATCCGCTCGGCCTCGCAGCCGCATAACTTCCTGTCCCTGACCAAGCAGGGGCACTCGGCCATCTTCTCCACCCGCGGCAACGATGACTGTCACATCATCCTGCGCGGGGGCAGGCAGCCCAACTACGACGCCGTGAGCATCGACCAGGCCAGCCAGGAGTTGGAAGCGGCCGGGCTGCCGCCGCGGCTGATGGTGGACTTCAGTCATGCCAACAGCCTGAAGCAGCACAAGCGTCAGCTCATCGTGGGCGAGGACGTGGCCGGGCAGATCGCCGCCGGCGACAGCCGCATCGTCGGCATCATGGCCGAGAGCCATCTCAAGGGCGGCCGCCAGGACGTGGTGTCGGGCCGGGAACTGGTTTTCGGCCAGAGCATCACCGATGCCTGCATCGGCTGGGACGAGACCGTGGGTCTGCTCGAACAGCTGGCCGCGGCCGTGCGCCAGCGGCGCGAGAATCCCAACAGCATCGCCGCTTCCTGA
- the infC gene encoding translation initiation factor IF-3, with protein MAKPKEQHRINEKITAQEVRLVAEDGEQIGVVPIARALEMADEASLDLVEISPNAEPPVCRLMDYGKFRFDQQKKQQSARKKQKQVQVKEIKFRPGTDIGDYRVKLRNLIRFLEEGDRVKVTLRFRGREMAHQDLGRDLLERVKTDLEEYGTVEQFPKMEGRQMVMVMSPKK; from the coding sequence ATCGCTAAACCAAAAGAGCAGCACCGGATCAATGAGAAGATAACGGCACAGGAAGTGCGGCTGGTTGCAGAGGATGGTGAACAGATCGGCGTGGTTCCCATCGCCAGGGCGCTGGAAATGGCCGATGAAGCCAGTCTCGATCTGGTGGAGATTTCTCCCAATGCCGAGCCGCCGGTCTGCCGTCTCATGGATTACGGCAAGTTCCGGTTCGATCAGCAGAAGAAGCAACAGTCCGCCAGGAAGAAGCAGAAGCAGGTCCAGGTCAAGGAGATCAAGTTCCGGCCTGGCACCGACATAGGGGATTATCGGGTCAAACTCCGCAACCTGATACGTTTCCTAGAGGAAGGGGACAGGGTCAAGGTGACCCTGCGCTTCCGCGGCCGTGAGATGGCGCACCAGGATCTCGGGCGCGACTTGCTGGAACGGGTCAAGACCGACCTGGAAGAGTACGGCACAGTCGAGCAGTTCCCGAAGATGGAAGGTCGCCAGATGGTCATGGTCATGTCCCCGAAAAAGTGA
- a CDS encoding MerR family transcriptional regulator, producing MLEASNNDELPPIPGKRYFTIGEVSDLCGVKPHVLRYWEQEFPQLKPVKRRGNRRYYQRHDVIMIRQIRSLLYEQGFTIGGARQRLSGDEARDDINQSQQIIRQMRMELEELLQILKR from the coding sequence ATGCTGGAAGCGAGCAATAACGACGAACTGCCCCCGATCCCCGGCAAGCGTTATTTCACCATCGGCGAGGTCAGTGACCTGTGCGGTGTGAAGCCGCACGTGCTGCGCTACTGGGAGCAGGAATTCCCCCAGCTCAAGCCGGTCAAGCGCCGCGGCAACCGGCGCTACTACCAGCGCCATGACGTGATCATGATCCGCCAGATCCGCAGCCTGTTGTATGAACAGGGCTTTACCATCGGCGGTGCACGCCAGCGGCTGTCCGGCGACGAAGCCAGGGACGATATCAACCAGAGCCAGCAGATCATCCGCCAGATGCGCATGGAACTCGAGGAACTGCTGCAGATCCTCAAGCGCTGA